The Bordetella sp. FB-8 genome includes a window with the following:
- the polA gene encoding DNA polymerase I, with the protein MNKTLLLVDGSSYLYRAFHAMPDLRNAQGEPTGALYGVVNMLRKLVQDHKADYAACIFDARGKTFRDELYPDYKSHRPPMPPDLAAQIEPIHRLVRALGWPVLAIEGVEADDIIGTLACKASAEGVDTLVSTGDKDLAQLVDGHVTLVNTMSGEVLDPAGVLAKFGVPPERIVDYLMLVGDAVDNVPGVTKVGPKTAVKWLSEHGSVEQLVAAADGLKGVAGENLRAAIAQFGLTRELLTVKCDCDLAGHIGSLQDLAFGQSDSAVLTEMYDRYGFRTWLREQTGDAQRVPAGDARIARAPAASDGQAIAPPPAPVQADYRVITDWPAFEAWMEQVRQAPLVALDTETTSLEEMQARVVGISMALRPGVACYIPVAHRGPDVACGLGLDASAVVQLPKDEVLARLRGWFEDAGAAKLLHHAKYDAHVLANEGIALAGIADDTMLQAYVLESHRSVGLSDLAQRYLGRGGVTYEELCGKGAKQIGFDEVAVDKAAFYSAEDSDFTLQLHQLLRPRVAADPGLERIYKLEMQVSRVLSVIERNGVKIDAQELGRQSHQLGQEMQVLEQRAYGQAGQPFNLNSPKQLGEILFERMGLPVVRKTPSGAPSTDEEVLTKLAQDYPLPQTLLEYRSLSKLKSTYTDKLPRMILPATGRVHTHYSQAAVITGRLASSDPNLQNIPVRTPAGRRVREAFIAERGMLLSADYSQIELRIMAHVSDDANLQRAFAAGEDIHRATAAEVFGTALAQVTSEQRRAAKAINFGLIYGMGVFGLASNLGITRDAAQAYIDRYFARYPNVARYMDQIRQLAHEQGYVETVFGRRLQLPDIRASGPRRQGAERAAINAPMQGTAADLIKMAMVAVQDWLDAEKLQSRMIMQVHDELVLEAPDEEVELVRVQLPKLMCGVAQLRVPLVAAVGVGKNWEQAH; encoded by the coding sequence ATGAATAAAACCCTGTTGCTGGTGGACGGCTCCAGCTATTTGTATCGCGCCTTCCATGCCATGCCCGATTTGCGCAATGCGCAGGGTGAACCTACGGGAGCACTGTACGGCGTGGTGAACATGCTGCGCAAGCTGGTTCAAGATCATAAAGCAGACTACGCGGCTTGCATCTTCGATGCCCGCGGCAAGACTTTCCGCGACGAGCTGTATCCGGACTACAAATCGCATCGCCCGCCGATGCCGCCCGACCTGGCGGCACAGATCGAACCCATACACCGCCTGGTGCGTGCGCTGGGCTGGCCGGTGCTGGCGATAGAAGGCGTGGAGGCCGACGACATCATCGGCACCCTGGCCTGCAAGGCTTCGGCCGAGGGCGTCGATACCCTTGTTTCCACTGGCGACAAGGATCTGGCCCAACTGGTTGACGGACACGTGACCCTGGTCAACACCATGAGTGGCGAAGTGCTCGACCCGGCCGGCGTGCTGGCCAAGTTCGGCGTGCCGCCCGAACGCATCGTCGATTATCTGATGCTGGTGGGTGATGCCGTGGATAATGTGCCGGGCGTGACCAAGGTCGGCCCCAAGACGGCGGTCAAATGGCTATCCGAGCACGGTTCGGTCGAACAGCTGGTGGCCGCGGCCGACGGACTCAAAGGTGTCGCGGGCGAGAACCTGCGCGCGGCCATCGCTCAGTTCGGGCTCACGCGGGAACTGCTGACGGTCAAGTGCGATTGCGATCTTGCCGGACATATCGGCAGCCTGCAGGACCTGGCTTTCGGCCAATCCGATTCGGCTGTCCTGACCGAGATGTATGACCGCTACGGCTTTCGCACTTGGCTGCGCGAGCAGACCGGCGACGCGCAGCGCGTGCCGGCGGGCGATGCGCGCATCGCGCGCGCGCCTGCCGCCTCCGATGGGCAGGCCATCGCGCCGCCGCCGGCGCCCGTCCAGGCCGACTACCGCGTCATCACCGACTGGCCCGCTTTCGAGGCCTGGATGGAACAGGTGCGGCAGGCACCCCTGGTCGCGCTGGATACCGAGACCACTTCGCTGGAAGAGATGCAGGCGCGCGTGGTCGGCATCTCGATGGCGCTCAGGCCCGGTGTGGCCTGCTACATTCCGGTGGCGCACCGCGGCCCGGACGTCGCTTGCGGCTTGGGCCTGGATGCATCGGCCGTGGTGCAGCTACCCAAGGACGAAGTGTTGGCGCGGTTGCGCGGCTGGTTCGAGGATGCGGGCGCAGCCAAGCTGCTGCATCACGCGAAGTACGACGCGCACGTGCTGGCCAACGAAGGCATCGCCCTGGCCGGCATTGCCGACGACACCATGCTGCAGGCCTATGTGCTGGAATCGCATCGCAGCGTGGGGCTTTCCGATCTGGCCCAGCGCTACCTGGGCCGCGGCGGCGTGACCTATGAAGAACTGTGTGGCAAGGGCGCCAAGCAGATCGGTTTTGACGAGGTGGCGGTCGACAAGGCCGCTTTCTATTCGGCCGAGGATTCCGATTTCACCCTTCAACTGCACCAGTTGCTGCGTCCGCGCGTGGCGGCCGATCCGGGGCTGGAGCGCATCTACAAGCTGGAAATGCAGGTCTCGCGCGTGCTGAGCGTGATCGAACGCAACGGCGTCAAGATCGACGCCCAGGAGCTGGGCCGCCAGAGTCATCAACTGGGCCAGGAAATGCAGGTGCTGGAGCAGCGCGCCTACGGCCAGGCCGGGCAGCCCTTCAATCTGAATTCGCCCAAGCAGCTGGGCGAGATCCTGTTCGAGCGCATGGGGCTGCCCGTGGTGCGCAAGACCCCCAGCGGCGCGCCTTCCACCGACGAAGAAGTGCTGACCAAGCTGGCGCAGGACTATCCCTTGCCGCAGACGCTGCTGGAGTATCGCAGCCTGTCCAAGCTCAAGTCCACCTATACCGACAAGCTGCCGCGCATGATCCTGCCTGCCACCGGACGGGTGCATACGCATTACTCGCAGGCCGCGGTCATCACGGGGCGGCTGGCCTCGTCCGATCCCAATCTGCAGAACATCCCGGTGCGCACCCCGGCGGGCCGGCGCGTGCGCGAAGCCTTCATCGCCGAGCGCGGCATGCTGCTGTCGGCCGACTATTCGCAGATCGAACTGCGCATCATGGCCCATGTATCCGATGACGCCAATCTGCAAAGGGCTTTTGCCGCGGGCGAGGACATTCATCGCGCCACGGCGGCGGAGGTATTCGGTACGGCGCTGGCCCAGGTCACGAGCGAGCAGCGTCGCGCTGCCAAGGCGATCAATTTCGGCCTGATCTACGGGATGGGCGTGTTCGGCCTGGCATCCAATCTGGGCATCACGCGCGACGCAGCCCAGGCCTATATCGACCGCTATTTCGCGCGCTACCCCAATGTGGCGCGCTATATGGATCAGATCCGGCAGCTGGCGCACGAGCAGGGTTATGTCGAAACCGTTTTCGGCCGGCGCCTGCAACTGCCCGATATCCGCGCGTCGGGCCCGCGCCGCCAGGGTGCCGAACGCGCTGCGATCAACGCGCCCATGCAGGGCACGGCGGCCGATCTCATCAAGATGGCGATGGTGGCCGTGCAGGACTGGCTGGATGCGGAGAAACTGCAGTCGCGCATGATTATGCAGGTGCACGATGAACTGGTACTGGAGGCGCCCGACGAGGAAGTCGAACTCGTGCGCGTGCAATTGCCCAAATTGATGTGCGGCGTGGCACAGCTGCGCGTGCCGTTGGTGGCGGCAGTGGGCGTGGGCAAGAACTGGGAACAGGCGCATTAA
- a CDS encoding IclR family transcriptional regulator: protein MPRKSSTLSLADRNAAQGGVAAVDRALSLLDAFSPARPLLTLAELAQHTQLHKSTVLRMLASLEHAHLVQRREDGRYALGAGLERLQRVYALSFSMQAVVMPVLHELVRQTQESAAFHVRQGEQRLCLHRVDSPRPVRDHMQAGALLPMNRGAGGRVLSAWPEAGDPLSRRIRRERVVTMVGDRLPELAGVASPVFGADGGIVGALTLTMPAERLESGFEPIVLAQARHLTEMLGGRYPQSTSD, encoded by the coding sequence ATGCCCCGCAAATCCTCCACGCTCTCGCTGGCCGACCGCAACGCCGCGCAGGGCGGCGTCGCCGCCGTCGACCGCGCGCTGTCGCTGCTCGATGCCTTTTCCCCGGCCCGGCCCCTGCTGACACTGGCCGAACTGGCGCAACACACGCAACTGCACAAAAGCACTGTGCTGCGCATGTTGGCCTCGCTCGAACACGCTCATCTTGTTCAGCGCCGCGAAGATGGCCGCTATGCGCTCGGCGCAGGCCTCGAGCGATTGCAGCGCGTGTACGCGTTGTCTTTTTCGATGCAAGCCGTGGTCATGCCGGTGCTGCATGAACTGGTACGGCAGACGCAGGAGAGCGCGGCCTTTCACGTACGCCAGGGCGAACAACGGCTGTGCCTGCACCGCGTGGATTCGCCGCGCCCGGTGCGCGATCACATGCAGGCCGGCGCCCTGCTGCCCATGAATCGCGGCGCGGGCGGCCGTGTGCTCAGCGCCTGGCCCGAAGCCGGCGACCCGCTGTCGCGGCGCATACGCCGTGAACGGGTGGTGACGATGGTGGGCGACCGCCTGCCGGAGCTGGCCGGCGTGGCCTCGCCCGTATTCGGCGCCGATGGCGGCATCGTGGGCGCGCTAACCCTCACCATGCCGGCCGAACGCCTGGAAAGCGGCTTCGAACCCATCGTGCTGGCGCAGGCGCGGCATCTCACCGAGATGCTGGGCGGGCGCTATCCGCAGTCCACGTCGGACTAG
- a CDS encoding dienelactone hydrolase family protein, with amino-acid sequence MSTAPAAGPVAATVIHTDDQGLAHGDFRLSVQAGTIGAYYAAPAGKKDLPVVLVVQEIFGIHEHIKDICRRVAKAGYLAVAANLYERQGDASAYTDISKLISEVVGKVSDEQVLSDLDASLAWAGQNGGDIKRVGVTGFCWGGRLTWMYAAHNPAVKAGAAWYGKLTTGHGPLIDTMAVDIADKIHGPVLGLYAGEDASIPLDSVEEMKKRLAASDNAASKASEIVVYPGVQHGFLADYRTLYNKQAAEDGWKRMLAWFGTYL; translated from the coding sequence ATGAGCACTGCCCCCGCAGCCGGCCCTGTTGCCGCCACTGTCATCCATACCGACGACCAGGGCCTGGCCCATGGCGATTTTCGTCTGTCCGTGCAGGCAGGCACGATCGGCGCCTATTACGCCGCGCCTGCGGGCAAGAAAGACCTGCCCGTGGTGCTGGTGGTGCAGGAAATCTTCGGCATACACGAACACATCAAGGACATCTGCCGCCGCGTGGCCAAGGCCGGCTACCTGGCCGTGGCCGCCAACCTCTACGAGCGCCAGGGCGACGCCTCGGCCTATACCGATATTTCCAAGCTGATTTCCGAGGTGGTCGGCAAGGTCAGCGACGAGCAAGTGCTCTCGGACCTGGATGCCAGCCTGGCCTGGGCCGGCCAGAACGGCGGCGATATCAAGCGCGTGGGCGTGACCGGCTTCTGCTGGGGTGGCCGCCTGACGTGGATGTATGCCGCACACAATCCGGCGGTCAAGGCCGGCGCGGCCTGGTATGGCAAGCTGACGACCGGCCACGGCCCGCTCATCGACACCATGGCGGTGGACATTGCCGACAAGATCCACGGCCCGGTGCTGGGCCTGTATGCCGGGGAAGACGCCAGCATTCCGCTCGACTCCGTCGAGGAAATGAAAAAACGCCTGGCCGCCTCCGACAACGCCGCTTCCAAGGCCAGCGAGATCGTGGTGTATCCCGGCGTGCAGCACGGCTTCCTGGCCGACTATCGGACCCTGTACAACAAGCAGGCCGCTGAAGACGGCTGGAAGCGCATGTTGGCCTGGTTCGGTACGTACCTGTAA
- a CDS encoding L-serine ammonia-lyase: protein MAVSVFDLFKIGIGPSSSHTVGPMRAALLFAQGLARDGLLARTAQVRVELYGSLGATGKGHGTDKGVMLGLMGQAPDTVDPAGIPGMLQQVRAARSLCLLGEHAVPFVEKEHVLFYRREAMAEHPNGMKFHAFDADGQPLRESRYLSVGGGFVVTPGASNSQVIAAHDQLPFPFRTSADLMRMCRESGLSVAGLMLRNEQTWRPCDEIDAGLDRIWAVMQECVSRGCGIGLADMHSELPGPLKVRRRAPELYRRLTRQAERTLSDPLSVMDWVNLYAMAVNEENAAGGRVVTAPTNGAAGIIPAVLHYYDRFVPGANQAGVREFLLTAAAIGLLYKYNASISGAEVGCQGEVGVACSMAAGALAAVQGGDIDQVENAAEIGMEHNLGLTCDPVGGLVQIPCIERNAMASVKAVNAARMALRGDGQHYVSLDSVIKTMRETGADMKTKYKETSRGGLAVNIVEC from the coding sequence GTGGCCGTCTCGGTATTCGACCTGTTCAAGATAGGCATAGGCCCATCCAGCTCCCACACGGTGGGACCGATGCGGGCGGCACTGCTGTTCGCCCAGGGGCTGGCGCGCGATGGCCTGCTTGCGCGCACGGCCCAGGTGCGCGTCGAGCTTTATGGCTCGCTGGGCGCCACCGGCAAGGGGCACGGCACCGACAAGGGCGTGATGCTCGGTCTTATGGGCCAGGCGCCCGACACCGTCGACCCCGCGGGCATTCCCGGCATGCTGCAGCAGGTGCGCGCGGCCCGCTCGCTGTGCCTGCTGGGCGAGCACGCGGTGCCTTTCGTCGAGAAAGAACACGTGCTTTTCTATCGGCGCGAGGCCATGGCCGAGCATCCCAACGGCATGAAGTTCCATGCTTTCGACGCGGACGGGCAGCCGCTGCGGGAGTCGCGCTATCTGTCGGTGGGCGGGGGCTTCGTGGTTACGCCCGGCGCCTCCAACAGCCAGGTCATCGCCGCGCACGACCAGTTGCCCTTTCCCTTTCGCACGTCTGCCGACCTGATGCGCATGTGCCGCGAGAGCGGCCTGAGCGTGGCCGGCCTGATGCTGCGCAATGAACAGACATGGCGCCCGTGCGATGAGATCGACGCAGGCCTGGACCGCATCTGGGCCGTCATGCAGGAATGCGTGAGTCGCGGCTGCGGCATCGGCCTGGCCGATATGCACAGCGAACTGCCCGGGCCGTTGAAGGTGCGCCGCCGCGCCCCCGAGCTGTATCGCCGCCTGACGCGCCAGGCCGAGCGCACCTTGTCCGATCCCTTATCGGTCATGGACTGGGTCAATCTCTACGCCATGGCCGTCAACGAGGAAAATGCTGCGGGCGGACGCGTGGTGACGGCGCCGACCAATGGCGCGGCCGGCATCATCCCGGCGGTGCTGCATTACTACGACCGCTTCGTGCCGGGCGCTAATCAGGCCGGGGTGCGGGAATTCCTGCTGACGGCGGCGGCCATCGGCCTCTTGTACAAGTACAACGCTTCGATCTCCGGGGCCGAGGTGGGCTGCCAGGGCGAAGTGGGCGTGGCCTGTTCCATGGCCGCGGGCGCGCTGGCAGCGGTGCAGGGCGGCGACATCGACCAAGTCGAGAACGCCGCCGAGATCGGCATGGAACACAATCTGGGGCTTACCTGCGATCCGGTGGGTGGCCTGGTGCAGATTCCCTGCATCGAACGCAACGCCATGGCTTCGGTCAAGGCGGTAAATGCGGCGCGCATGGCGCTGCGCGGCGACGGGCAGCATTACGTGTCGCTGGATTCGGTCATCAAGACCATGCGCGAGACCGGTGCCGACATGAAGACCAAGTACAAGGAAACGTCGCGCGGCGGCCTGGCGGTCAATATCGTCGAGTGTTGA